TGCATTTGGCAAGGGTTCAAAGCAGAGGATGATTCCTATAGGAGAATTGGCAATGATATGGATAAAAGAATATGTTGATGAAGCAAGACCGCTTATCATAAAAAATAGGCAGTCTCAATATATTTTTATAACCACCAGAGGCACAAAGATGACAAGGCAGTGCTTCTGGAATATAATAAAAAAATATGCCCTTATAAGCGGCATAGACAGGGATAAGGTGAAACCACATATACTTCGGCATTCCTTTGCAACGCACCTTCTTGAAAGGGGCGCGGATTTACGGGCTGTCCAGACTATGCTTGGACACAGTGACATATCCACAACCCAGATATATACACACATAAACACTGCAAGATTAAAGGAGATACATAAAAAGTTTCATCCAAGGGGATGATTTGCAGATAATGACCCATATGATAGAAGATATACTGCAATAATGGATAGACTTATTTAGGGGGTTGTTAATGGTAGAATCTTTATTAGTAATACTGATATTTTTGGTTATAGTGGCTGTTGTTCTCTTGATTGTGATGCTAACACGAAGTCCAGTTTTAAGATTATTACAGATTGAAAACCAGATAGCATCCTTTGAGAGAAATCAGGAGAGGATAGAAAAAACCTTAAAGGAGGAGATGGCTCAAAACAGGGATGAGGGAAGATGCGAATCAAAACAGATGAGAGAAGAGGTTGGCACCTCTTTAAAATCCTTTAATGAATCCCTTTTAAATCAGATGAAGACCGTGGGTGACCTGCAAAGGAATCAGTTAGATAGTTTTTCAAAGCAACTGGTTAATTTGACGAGGTTTAATGAGCAAAGATTAGAGAAAATGCGGGAAACCATAGAAGAACGATTAAGACATCTTCAGGAAGACAATACTAAAAAATTAGAGCAGATGCGGGAAACTGTTGATGAAAAACTCCACACAACACTGGAAAAGCGATTAGGAGAGTCCTTTAAACTTGTAAGCGACAGACTTGAAATGGTCCATAAAGGGCTGGGTGAGATGCAATCTCTGGCATCCAGTGTGGGAGACCTGAAAAAAGTGTTATCTAATGTCAAGGCAAGGGGCATACTCGGGGAGATTCAACTCGGCGCCATTTTGGAACAGATTCTTACGATAGACCAATATGCCAAGAATGTTGCAACAAAAAAGGGGAGCAGTGAAAGGGTAGAATATGCCATAAAACTGCCCGGTCGTGATGACCAAGGTACTACAATATGGCTTCCAATAGATGCAAAATTTTATGAGGCAGACTATCAAAGGCTTTTAGAGGCATATGAGCACGGCGACCACTCACTCGTAGAAGATGCAGCAAAACAATTGGAGACTAAAATTAAAAACAGTGCAAAGGAAATCAGAGATAAATACCTTGACCCTCCCAATACTACGGACTTTGGAATCATGTTCTTACCTGTAGAAGGCTTATACGCAGAGGTCTTACGGAGGCATGGTTTTTTTGAATTACTGCAGAGAGATTATAAAGTTACTGTTACAGGGCCAACAACCCTTTCAGCATTTTTAAACAGCCTCCAGATGGGTTTCAGGACACTTACGATAGAGAAACGGTCAAGTGAGGTATGGGCATTACTGGGAGCAGTCAAAACAGAATTTGGCAAGTTTGGCACTATCCTTGAGAAGACTCATAAAAAACTGCAGGAGGCAAGCAACACTATAGAAGATGCAGCAAGGAAATCCCGAACTATTGAAAGGAGATTAAAAGAGGTGCAGGAACTCCCTTCAAGTGATGCCGCTGCCTTAATAGGAGATACAGAAGATTTGAATAGCGGGGATGGCAATTAACCCGAAAAATGCAGTTGCATTTTTCGGGTTAAAGAATTTGGTCGAATTATGTGGATAATTCGCAACGATTTTTATTGGCTCCCGGGGAGGGATTTGAACCCCCGACCCAGTGGTTAACAGCCACTTGCTCTGCCGGCTGAGCTACCCGGGAATATAGCAGCAATCAATAGGTTTAAAATATTATAAAATTTTATAGCATTGTGTCAAGTCTTTTGACGGCATGGTAAGGACAAATTTTTCCTTGAAAACATAATGTCTCTTTGTTAAGTTTTAATTATGAACAACAAACATTCGCTGATGCCATTTGACGATGCCCTTGCTGCAAGTAATCTTTATCCCCTGACATCAACAGGGATAAGCATATTTCAGATAAATCTCGGGAAACTATGCAATCAGTTGTGCAGCCACTGTCATGTTGAAGCAGGACCTGACAGAAAAGAAACAATGCGAAAAGAGACAATGGAGGCATGTCTTAACGCACTTGAAAAGACTGATATACCAACCATTGACATAACAGGCGGCGCACCCGAACTAAATCCACATATCAGGTGGTTTGTAAGGGAATTAAAAAAGAGATGCCGCCATATAATAGTCCGCTCAAACCTGACGGTCTTAAGACAAACACAATGCAATGACCTCCCTGATTTCTTTGCAGAAAATAAAGTAGAGATTATAGCCTCTCTTCCATGCTATCTTGAACAAAATGTGGATAGGCAAAGGGGAAGCGGTGTTTTCAAAAAATCAATAGAGATGTTAAAGAGGTTAAATGGCATTGGTTACGGCAAGGAGGGTTCTAGTCTTATATTAAATCTTGTATATAATCCTGGCGGGGCATTTCTTCCGCCTTCTCAATCGCTTCTTGAAGCGGATTACAAAAAGGAATTGCTCGAAGGATATGGGGTTACTTTTAACAGCCTTTACACTATCATAAATATGCCATTAGGCAGATTTTTGAAAAAAGTGAATGACACTGATTACAATACATATATTGAGAAATTAGTCTCAAATTACAATCCTGATGCTGCAAGTAAAGTGATGTGCAGGCACACTCTGTCAATGGGATGGGATGGCTCTCTTTATGACTGTGATTTTAATCAGATGCTTGAAATGATGGTAAATCATAGCGCGCCTTCAAATATAAAAGAGTTTGATTTTCATAGGCTCCATAAAAGGCAGATTGTAACAGGGCTGCACTGCTACGGCTGCACTGCAGGCACAGGTTCAAGCTGCACAGGAGTTGTTGTATGACAAAAAGAACGTATGAATCTGTAAAAGGATTTTATGCTGCCGCTGCCGCCAAGCCAAAACCTGAACTGTGCTGCCCAATAGCATACAGCGCAGACGATATATCCCATATACCGCAGGATGCCATTGAAATATCTTATGGCTGCGGAAGTCCTGTGTCCCTTGCCGTTATAAAAGAGGGCGAGGTTTTGCTGGATTTGGGTTCAGGCGGAGGGATAGACTGTTTTATCGCTGCAAAATATGTCGGCAAAAACGGCGGGGTAATCGGCATAGACATGACAGATGAGATGCTGAACAAGGCAAAA
This sequence is a window from Deltaproteobacteria bacterium. Protein-coding genes within it:
- the rmuC gene encoding DNA recombination protein RmuC, with product MVESLLVILIFLVIVAVVLLIVMLTRSPVLRLLQIENQIASFERNQERIEKTLKEEMAQNRDEGRCESKQMREEVGTSLKSFNESLLNQMKTVGDLQRNQLDSFSKQLVNLTRFNEQRLEKMRETIEERLRHLQEDNTKKLEQMRETVDEKLHTTLEKRLGESFKLVSDRLEMVHKGLGEMQSLASSVGDLKKVLSNVKARGILGEIQLGAILEQILTIDQYAKNVATKKGSSERVEYAIKLPGRDDQGTTIWLPIDAKFYEADYQRLLEAYEHGDHSLVEDAAKQLETKIKNSAKEIRDKYLDPPNTTDFGIMFLPVEGLYAEVLRRHGFFELLQRDYKVTVTGPTTLSAFLNSLQMGFRTLTIEKRSSEVWALLGAVKTEFGKFGTILEKTHKKLQEASNTIEDAARKSRTIERRLKEVQELPSSDAAALIGDTEDLNSGDGN
- the arsS gene encoding arsenosugar biosynthesis radical SAM protein ArsS (Some members of this family are selenoproteins.); its protein translation is MNNKHSLMPFDDALAASNLYPLTSTGISIFQINLGKLCNQLCSHCHVEAGPDRKETMRKETMEACLNALEKTDIPTIDITGGAPELNPHIRWFVRELKKRCRHIIVRSNLTVLRQTQCNDLPDFFAENKVEIIASLPCYLEQNVDRQRGSGVFKKSIEMLKRLNGIGYGKEGSSLILNLVYNPGGAFLPPSQSLLEADYKKELLEGYGVTFNSLYTIINMPLGRFLKKVNDTDYNTYIEKLVSNYNPDAASKVMCRHTLSMGWDGSLYDCDFNQMLEMMVNHSAPSNIKEFDFHRLHKRQIVTGLHCYGCTAGTGSSCTGVVV